One window of bacterium genomic DNA carries:
- a CDS encoding ABC transporter permease yields the protein MARYIVQRLLAIIPMGVLLTAAVFALVHAFLGDPVVLMLGREADPETAQRLRHELGLDRPVYVQYADWLSRAARGDLGRSLRDREPVARAVENRLLVTGELTLLAMAVALAAALALGTAAAVRAGSAVDFAVSGFCIAGVTLPNFLLGIMLIFLFALTLRWLPSGGYAPLFAQPLENLRLMILPTATLSLAYIGFLSLVLKSSVKAALRAPYVQTGRAKGITERRVLARHVLRNSLIPLLSVLGVEVGRLFGGAVITETIFA from the coding sequence TTGGCACGGTACATCGTCCAGCGTCTGCTCGCCATCATCCCGATGGGCGTGTTGCTCACGGCTGCGGTCTTCGCCCTGGTTCACGCCTTTCTGGGCGACCCGGTGGTGTTGATGCTCGGCCGGGAGGCCGATCCTGAGACGGCGCAGCGGCTTCGGCATGAGTTGGGGCTGGACCGGCCCGTCTACGTGCAGTACGCTGACTGGCTGTCGCGCGCCGCGCGGGGGGATCTCGGCCGGTCGCTTCGCGATCGTGAGCCGGTTGCGCGCGCCGTTGAAAACCGCCTGCTCGTCACGGGGGAATTGACGCTGCTGGCCATGGCCGTCGCGCTGGCCGCGGCGCTCGCCCTCGGCACGGCGGCGGCCGTCCGCGCCGGGAGCGCGGTGGACTTCGCCGTGTCCGGCTTCTGCATCGCTGGGGTGACGCTTCCCAACTTCCTTCTGGGCATCATGCTAATCTTTCTCTTTGCCCTGACCCTCCGGTGGCTGCCGAGCGGCGGATACGCGCCGCTGTTTGCACAGCCGCTCGAGAACCTCCGGCTGATGATCCTCCCAACGGCCACCTTGAGCCTCGCGTACATCGGGTTTCTGAGTCTCGTGTTGAAATCCAGCGTCAAGGCCGCCCTGCGGGCGCCGTACGTGCAGACGGGACGGGCCAAGGGGATCACCGAGCGCCGGGTGCTTGCGCGCCACGTGCTGCGCAACTCACTCATCCCGCTGCTGAGCGTGCTGGGCGTCGAAGTCGGACGGCTGTTCGGCGGCGCCGTCATCACGGAAACCATCTTCGC